The DNA segment GTGTTAGCAGAATCAGAAGCCAAGGCTGGCGACATAGGGAGAGATGGCTGCCGCGAAGGAAGGCAGTCGTCTAGCTGTTGTGAactcttgttttttcttttatttatctattAAAGAGTGCCCTTCTTTAAATATCTGTGTGTCTTCGAAGAAATTCCTAACAGTTGGGTGCTGCGACTGTTGACAATCAACCAAAGTTGCATGAGGGCAGACATCTCAAAGCAGTGTTTATCTATGCTTGATCACAATCAGCAGGACTTTTGGCATCGATTTGTGATATTTGACGAGAAGTGGATACATAATAACACTCCAGAGTGTAAACCGCAGTTGAAGCAATGGATTGGGCCTGATGAAGGTGCTCCAAAAAGGCAAAGACTGTTTGTTCAGCTGCAAAGGTGATGGCAACCGTCTTTTGGTATCCACAAGGAATAATCTTTTTAGACAACTTACAGAATAGCAAAACGAGAACAGGACCATATTATGCAGCACTACTAGATCAAATGAAAAATGAATTACACACAAAATGACCTGAGTTAGCACAAAGAAGCCCCTCTTTCACCAAGACAATGCTCCGCCCCACAGATCGCTTGTTGCAAAGGCCAAACTGCACGAGTTAGGCTTAGAGGTTGTGCCTCATCCACTCTATTCTTCTGATTTGGCCCTATGCGACCTTTTCCTCTTTCCAAACCTGAGCAATTGGCTGGGTGGAAACAAATTTTCTTCAGATGAAGACGTTATCTCAGTGGTAAACGACTACTTCAAGGGCCTCAAGCCATCCTTTTTTTCTGAGGGTATAAAAAAAAGTGGAGCACCGCTGCATGAAGTATGTGGAGCTGAAAGGGAACTttgttgaaaaataaaatattgttttctgcaaacatgGTATCTTTAATTGCTTTTTACCACACTTATCAAACGACCCTTGTAATTAGGATTGCACTTGACAATCTTTGCCGCTGAGTAGTACCCCTCCTAATAGGCGTCTAATAGGCGTAATAGGCCCAAAAACAGACCTTCCATTTTAATAATCAGCCTACCTGTTCCGGTCACTTCTATAAATTTTACTTGACTTGATTTTGTCCCCCCTCTAAATGTGCTTAACACAAAGATCACACAATCGTTTCACACTAAGTAATACTGTACAGGCACATCTACCTGTACCTTCAATGTACACAAGCTTTACCTTGGTATGCGAGTGGTTCCTGTGACAGCAAAGCTAGTTGTATTTATTACTGTAACTCTTGGAGTATGTGCTGCTCACCAAGAGTTAGTAGAGGTGGCCTGCCCAAGGCACACTTGAGGCCTTATCTTCAGGTCATTTGAAAAAGGCCCTACAAACCAGACTAAAGTTTGTTTACTCATAGCTAGTAGCATAAAGACTAGATCGTGAAGAATGACAATAGTGTCAAAGCGTCATATAATGCAGCTCCTTGGTGTTTCACAATCAGCCTACGACTGTTGTTGGGTGCAAATTTCAAGCCAAAACTTCTGTTCACCAGCCTTGCAAAAATACATTATAATATAGACACAGTGAAGAGTAATCAAACATTAGGTGAAGTGCACATCAATGACCATTCGGCAAAACGGTTAGGGGAAACCTTACTACTCCATTGGCTGCTTTATGTTTGGACGTTGCCAAGTTTCTAGAAGAACTAAGGCTTTTGTAAGATTTGTTTTGTAAGACTAAGCCTTTTGTCAGCAGTGGTGCCCATCATATGAATTGCAAACGCATGACACCAATGGGAAGTGAAGATGACACCAGCGCCTTTCGCATCAGTGCTGGCATGCCCAACAGTTTTTCAAATATTACAAAACTGCCTGAGCACCACGATTGCATCTGACCACAACTTATATAGACCTTTCCATTGGGAAAGAGAGCACCTCCTTTATGGACTGTTGCATGGGAGTACAAAGGCACGCATGGCTCTActctgcagtgcttttgcaggGGGCTCATGTGTAGTTACAACAGTACAGAGAGCATTAGGCAGCACCCAAGAAGCTCTCGTTGGAAAGGTCTATACTCAGAAGAAGCACATCATTATTAACACTGCTTTCAAACTTTAGCAGAAAATCTGCACCTTTCCCTTCAGGGAGCCACCAACGACGTATAATGCCTGCCACCCTCCGCAATCGCTTCAGGGCAGAAGCCTGGGCCGCTGTGCTTGTGTGTGGCACCTTGTCCACCAGCCAATCAGGCAGCAGCTGCAAAAACATTGTGCGAAGATTTTACACAAATGCTATGCAAATCCAAATGTAAGACACTGTGCATTGTTTATTCCTGGTTGCAGCACAGACAGGTGCCGCAACCAGGAGCCTGTGTATGCCAGTCAGGGTGAAACAAACTTCGCTGAAAAGCTTCTCtaaaaattctttttttgaaatggCAATTTTGTCAACATTTGTTTTACTACTCCCAGCAGACACTGCACTCACTACTGTTGCACTTCCAAATAAGGGACACAAAGGCACACACAGGTGTATGGTGCTCCTTGTATTCCAGAACCCTCGCCAACTGTGCACTTGTATTTCTTAATAAAGTAAAAGCCCCAAGCATAGTCAATGTTCTCAAAGGCACTATTTAACTTAGGTAATCACATGTGCTAATCAACGTTATACCTTCTGGCATGATTAACACACTCACATGAGCACATTCTCTTGCTTTGCTGCCATCCTAACACTATTTGGCCATCCCTGTCCTTTGCACTaaaaaccacacacacaccaTCATGCTTTGTAGCCAGTTTCAACATTGTGGAACATCAGCCTCTCCAATCAGCACTTGATTCACTTGACACAACGTAGCCATTTCACATGACTTCGTACAGTTAGCACAATAAACCCAATTTACATGAACGTAATCTTGTGGCAGTTGTCACAATAGCTTCACAGTTTTAACGAGCCAGAGCAATGAAACATTTTCGCTGCTCATCTGACAGCGAATGTCAAGCACATGCCACTGCAACCTAGTACAGTGAATCCAAAATATGAAGGACCTTATGTGAAGTCCACACACCGAAGCACTTCAAATCACTATGGCAACTATGTTTGCTTTACTCCAGTAAAAACCAGTGACCATTACGGCCAGCCCCAAGTTTAAGCCCAGGTCCCCTACAACTGCAGAAGTAGTGCTTGTTAGGGAGGGAAGTGGAGGGTAGAGAACGATCTTGTGAAATGAGATTCCACCCTTTTAACCAAAGGCTTGAGGCACTTTTGTTAGTTTAGCAGAGCACAATAATTGTCGAGGTGTGCCATGCAAAAGGCGAGTAGAAAGAAGAACAAATGGATGGAGCTGCAGTTTTGTGCTCTTTCTACTTACCTTTTGGGAGACTCATCTTGGCACTTTTGCCACCTTCTCATTTACAAGCTGTTCAAGAAAGTAGCCCGGATACGAAGATATCGGGCAATTGGAAATGTAACAGCTTAAAAGCCGTGCACGCATAGTTTTCAAGTCTTGGAAATAGCATGCACAACCAGTGTGCACATGCCAAGGGAGTGTACCAAGGAAATGGTAACGGTGCCATAGTGCACGTGCAGAACCCAACTCCAACTAAGCTTGTTTGTAAGCAGAGCTGGCAGCATCTGCAATATATTGGGCCTTCCATATTTAAAGCTGCTGATTAAGGCACTAAAGCTCTGGCCTAGCACCACCAGGATTTGACCTGCGATGCAGCCCTGTTTATCCCTTTTGTAGTAGCAAAGTGGAAGAGATCAATTCAGAAAATGCAGCGTGAGGGaatgtttattattttctttttctgagctTCTCTGCACATTATGCTATAAAGACTACGAGGGAGCAATGTCATTAGGTTCCATATGTTTTTCGAAACTTGTGTTTAGCAGAAAAGCCAAAGTCAGCAAAGTTCTTGTAAAAACACGGCAGCTCATTCCCTTGCTAAACTGGAAAAGGATTCAAGTAACCCTCAACTCTATCCAATAAAATGAAATCATGGCAAAGGTTAACTCAAGGAAGAATATAATATTTAAATGCAACATAAAGTATTGGTTTGCCATACTGTCACAAAATTTGCTCTCACATGCTTACTAGCAAGGGTGAAAAATTGCATTAAACTTGATGGAAGTGCGTTTCCTATTCGAAGCAGTCACAAACTAAATATCTCCCTTCGCATTTACAAATTTCAACAAGTGCTATTGATGCTGACCAGACAATGGAAAGGGCCACAAAAATGAGCTGATGCACTTGCAAATACCAATTCGTTCTTGCTGCAACATTCTGTCCGTACCAACACTAATTACTTGGCAGTTTACCTTGATCAGCCTTAGCTGCAAGCACTTCTAgacttcttgcttttctttcctggTCACATTTGTCTTGAAGTCTGCACAGCTTCTGGAGTTGAAATCGAGCATGCcaagaaataaataagaactaGCATGGCCAACTGGCCTTTCTTGAAGGCTGTGCCACATCAGCAGTGCCTTTATTCAACAAAACCACTGCCTGCATTCTACTAGGCTATAGCATAACTAGCCCGGCTGACGGCATGCAATGAGACTTTCTGGCAGCACGAGAGACACTTGTCAAAACCGCATGCTCATGTGTCCGATATCCAAACCATTTGTGGACACAAAATTACATTACACTTCTCAAACTGCATCAGCGATGTTCGAAACATCGCATGTAAGTGGAGAATGTTGCTTTGGTTCAAACTTACCGTGGCGCATACTCCAACTGTCTGTGGAAACAACACACTTTATTGCTGCAAAGTCGAAGCTTTGACTTATGAAAAGGAGGTTCTAGTAGTTCTGCAAGCATGTTGTTTGACATAAGCAACAAACGATTCTTGCTAATCTGTCATAGTTCTCGATACACGGCAGTAGACGTACGTCTTGTGCTGGCAAAGGAATACACATTAATGTCAGTGATGATTCCACAGCACATTCCTTGTGCTGCTACCTTTCAAAAATTTTAGTGCAGATCAGGATCACACGCTTCTCTACCTCGGCTGATAGTTTAGCGCACCATGGAAATTCGTCCTGGATTAAGCTGATGGGCAAACCGTGAACGGCACGTTCTCCTGCCGCTCTGGACTTGTTTTTCTTTCGTGGTCAGCAATGGAGCAAACAGCTGAAAGAATCAAAAAGTGCGCTGCCACTGTACGTTCAGTCCTTCAGCCTTCATATACCGTTGCCGGTAAACTATCGAAACGGCCGCCTGCTGGGAAGGCGAGCCGGTCGCACACGGAAACAAGCTTATGCCCACAAATAATTGTGACAGTCATATCCTACTGTGCGAGTATCTCGGCGAAAGGCGACAAATCAGATGTATCTGCAGCTCGCTTGGTTATCGAGCGACGTCGCGTCTACCAACTGCGCAACTTCGTCCAAACTGCTCACTACAAGCGGCCGATCTAACGTTGCCACATCACAATTTGCGCACTGGAACCCACCTAAAGGTGACCGACGTCTTTCGACGTAACTGTCAGTCTCACTGAACAGCGGCATCAAAGCTGTGCTCGCGGGCTATCGAATCGTCGCCAGCGTAGTCTTCATTCATCCATTTTAAGTAGTCACTGTTGCCACTCATTCTCAAGCACCCCGGCAGTCCTGATGGCACTGGCAGATCGCGCTGACCCGGCACTATTACCACTTTCGTCGTTATGGCTTAGCAGAAATTAAAGCTAAATGTATGAAAGTGGTGCAGACAGTATCACGCCCATGTCATGCAGCAACCACTGCtcacgaacgaaaaaaaaaaaaagaagtaataatgATCGCCCCTTTCCCATTTGCTTTCCGCGCACTTCACACCAAACTTACGCCAAACACTCATCTAGCGACGCCCTAGACCTACGGTTTTAAAGTTTCAAGACAACTGCGGACTATAACTGATCAATAATAGTAAACGACGCGTGACCCACGAACTAATGCGAAGCTACGGACAAGACTACAATCGCTGCCGCTGCTCGCGCCAGCAACTCGGCCGGCGGGCCGGCCAATTGCAGCCGCTTGGCCAGCCAAAGCCAGTCACAACAAAGCTGAAAATGGCGCCCGTTTGATATGGCGCAGGTGCGTGTTGCGAGTCTGTAAAGTCAATTTGGCGCCTTTTTGAAGTAGTAAGTTGACGCGCAAGCCCGTAGACCGCAATGCAGAGCGAAAATTCTCCACGCGATAAGCGGCCTCTGTTCGCACAAGGCGTCATATATCCGTCGCCACCAGCATCGCCGTACCGGAGCCCGAGTGGCGGGCAGCAACCGACCTACACGCCGAATTTTTCTCCAAGAAATCAGGCCCACTCAGGTCCGCCatcgccattctcctctccaagGTTCAGCACGCCCGTTTACCACCCCAGACAGCCCAAGTACCCAAGGGAAAGCTAcggctcgccacgatcgccgtgGCAACAGCAGGGCTACCACGGTTATCCACAACGCCAGCACTTTTCCTCTAGTCGGCGGGTACGCATTCTGGCGTTCTTATAAGGCTTTTACACAATTCAAAAGTTCGCCGATGTATAGTACACGCTCGTTTTACGCGCCAGAGCGTTACAAACCACGTAAAAGAATTGCTGTCTCTTGTTGCTGCTGCAGTTGCCATGTTCAGCTGATTGATTCAAGGTGCTTATTTTTCCAGCGAGTCCATCTGCGCGTCAGAATGCCAAGAGACCTTATAATAATGACTAAGTTTAATTTATTTAAATAACCGGATCCAACAAGGCATCACAAACACTGCACAAGTCTCTTTCATACACATTTCCACCAAGCACTTGCCACACACTAATGCCTAACAAGCCACCAAAATGGCAGCTACCTTACAGCACCTGTTTCGTTAGTGAAGTTTTAGAGATGACAAGGACATACGTACGCCTCATTGGCACTTAATCTTGTTATCAGTAAATGACTAAATCCCCAGAGAAATCTAACAGCATTGAGGCATTTGAAGTCGCTAGTGGAGACAGGAACAGCGCACCTTTAAAGTGCAAATCCCATAAAATTGGGAATGAAAAGAGAGATATTAGTTGTATAATGGGTACCTAGTGCTGGTTTCATTGCAACAATTGTAAAAATGCCCCTAGAATCAATGACAGTTTGGTCCTACAAACCTTTTCGTGTGTTTGGCAGCATTCTCAGTAAGTTTTGTTGGAAGGTGACAATGAGAATGGAGCAAAAGGTGCACACGTCGGCGTACAGCTGCCTTGGAGATGTAGTGCGCAGCGCCGTTGCCTGGCTCGGTGAAGCGGCAGAGCACTGCATGTGCACTTTACCGCTGCCTGCCATTTATTTCTCTTGTTCTTCTCTTGATGTCGCAGTCTTCAGGCTCCAGAGGATCCAGCTGGTCTGGATCGCCGTTCCAGTCCTCGCCCAATCGCGGAGCCAGTGGCGGTTCCCACAGCTATGTCAAGCCATCCATGGTCGAAGACCCATGGGCAGAGCTGCAAGACATGCTTCAGGTCAAGCAAGTTCAACCAGGCAATGCATCCACAAACAAGACTGCTGAAGAGTCGCCTGCAAGGACCACGTCCGATGTCAACACACTACAGTCGGACAACAGTGGGCAGTGTACAGCCGAGGCAGGCAGCGACTCATCAGCCAAACCTCGGCCAACTGCAGACGAAAATGTGTGCTCTTAGCAGTGGCCAAAAGCTACTGCAGTGTGATGTGCTCCTGTAGGTCAACATCCAGTGTGCACACAAGAAAGGTGGCATGCTTGCTGAACCTCGACCATTGGCCTCCCATGAACCTTGCACAAGTGCGTGGTAATGTGCTTGTGCCCAGCATAAGTGCCAGCTCACCATTTCTATTTGCATGTTGCTCTACTCTCTTCCGAGATGGGGCTCACAGATGCAAATGCTTTGGAAGAACTGCTTCCTTGATATACATTACGTACCATGTCACTGCATCAAGCTGTAAGTAAAGCATATCACTGCATCATTCTTAGTTTTTATTTCATATTCACATTAAAAGGCTGCAATGAACTGCAGTATTAAAGCACAACCCCAGTTCCATAAAATGTTTATCCTCTATGAGAGTGCATAAGCAGCTTTCGTCAAGGTGCAATAAGCTTCAAATACAACTTTCATGGTGTTCAGCATTACTAAATATGCTTGATCTCCTAACCTGAGGCCTAAGCTCTAGTTTAGTAAAACAATGaccggggctagttggtggacgttcatggtTGTGTTGTGCTTATAATTACACTGACAGATGAACTAAAGAAACAACAAGGAAGTGGACATACATGGCACAATACCAACATCACGTacgcccacttctttttctttatgttcgTTCTTTAATTCTTTGCTCAGTGTAATTTATGCGCAATACAATCATAATCTGAATGTTTACTGCAACCTCGAGGTGATCCTTCGATGCAATGACAATCCAAGAAGTACTAGTCGCACTAAGTAGCTGGAATGGAACAGCAGATTCCTAGTTCGGAATAGAAAAGCCCACACATGGCACAcaagaaagaacacacaaaaagaaatgtggTCTGACAACTTACCATTTCAGCTAGCACAGCTGTTTGATGCCTTCGCCAGAGTACCTGAACACAGACAAAAAATGGCAGTGAATGTCTAGTGTCTGTGCCAAGAGTCAAGTACACAAATATATCTGAAATCAAGGACTAGAGCAAAATATTTCAGCAGGGCTTCACAAaccagcaccaccaccatcaccaggTAAAGATACCAAAAGTACCCCGACCCCCTTGTCTTTTGCCTTAGCAATGCAACACGTACGTGTAAGATGCGGCCGTATATAGGTCACAATGGCCTCTCATGCCTGTGTAAATGAATATCAAACTGAAAAGCATCTATCACACACTTCGATGTTCCACATTGGAACCTACTGGTAATAGCCACAGTGCACTGAATTGACAAAGTCAGAAAGTTCAACTATCCCATAAACAGGTTTGGTTTTCATTAGGTGTTTCCATTTTCCgtacggaaaagaaaaaaaaacatcgagccACTGCATGTAATACACTGCCAGTTCCAAACTACCACATCAGCCtgttcacagtttacacaatctTGCATGAGCGCACGCCCGCGCACGATCAACCAAGAACTTTCCATGAGCAGAGAacgaacttcattttttttttttttttcccggaccCAACAATCCCGGACCGCTCGGTTGAGGTTCGGAGACATGTGGGCAGAACCGTTACTCCTACGCGACCGCACGGTACACGAGTATCTGTCTGCCCCCACATTGCGATTTCTATGTTATCGCAACGCAGTCTTTGGCGTCACACAGAGCTGAAGCGGCAACTACATGCATTTCCACCAGCTACAAAGACGGCGGTGTGCAAACGTGGTCGGAATGCGCGCAGCGTGACCGACTACAGCGCATCACCTGCGCTGCACGTTTCTGCAGTTCCAAGGGCTCGGGTTATCGCGCGACGAGCAAGCGGGTGCGTCGACAACAAGCAGAAATGCGCTTCATGCGGTTACCGCGTGGCACGCATTATTGGAACCCGCGCCTCGTCCAAGGCAAAACTGcacgtacgcttgccggcgcgccTTCCGTTTTCCCGCGAGCGGATTGAAGTTTATTTTCGCCTCCGTAGACAtcgtttcgtattttttttttaggtaCTCAGAGCACCGATACTTGTCTGGAGAAGACATCTGTGCtcgcgccgcgcacgatctgtcCTACACTGTCTGCGTACGCGCAAGGCTGGAGCTCTCGCGCGCCGGCGCAAAACGCTCTTGCGTTATGATGCAACGTGGAACAAGTCGAAAGGAGCCCCACACCGCCAACAACTCGCCTTCAATCGCATCAATCTATGCGAGCGAGCGCTCCCTCCTCTCTCACACACACTCAGCGCGGGAGCGGCGAAATGCCCGCGGCACACCGCGAGCTACTCAACCTCGGACTGACAAAACGATAGTCTTACTTttttgtagcgcaagctgaaggaggacaacagaaaggcgcatctgacacacacagcgctaactttcaacaacggATTAGTTTCCCGTTCTCGTcactatatatacaccctcgaaccgtcatacagcacgtgtaaaatttcggtaaaaaatgaaaaaaaaaaaaatatgaactgGGATGAGaaccacacgtaagcagtttCTTGACgcatattcacagacatgtacacgttcagcGCGAACAAAGATGACCGAGCTATTTTgaggataatgaaatggaaggtttactgacgcatgcgtcgccgaaTGTTGATGTGCGTctggcttctattatcaagcgcatCATCTCTCACCTGCTTCTACTCAcgatgactgtttctttaaatctaggtttgcatttgcatttctGGCAAtagatggcaagaaagccgtcagcggccaagttgtttactttgttattgtTTTCTCATAGCCTGTTctttatgcatctgcctgtttgaccaatgtagcTTGTGGAGAGGGATGTGTTTCAGCGAAGCACTGAAAAAATCATGCCAACACCTAATGCACGATAGCTTCGGACGGCAAGCCTCGCGTTTAAGCCGCGCTGGTTACCAGAGCCACGTGCTTGTGTCAGTCGCAGGACTGCTCAGGGCACAGCAAAGCAGTTCGGAGCAGGTACATGGTTCAAGCACTGACATGAACAAAAAGGTTGCTGTCATCCCCTACATACACGGGTTCTCCCATATATtaaagaagattgctggaaggagTGCCAACAACGTTGTATTTTCGGCGCGCGCGTAATAAATTCGTCAGCCTGTGTAAAAAAACAAGACCAGAAAGAATCGCACGTACCGcatgcaaaaaagaacaaaacaaattcATTGATTGCATCGCGGGTGTGGTGTACCGCATTCCACTCTGGCGTGGACgatcctacattggtcaaacatGCAGATGCGTAAATGACAGGCTACgaaaacacaataacaaagtaaacaacttggccgctcacggctttcttgccatccgtTGCCAGAGATGCAAATGCGAACTTAGATTTATAGAAACGGTCATCATGATtagaagcaggtgtgagatgacgcgcttgataatagaagctagacacatatcaacattcggcaacgcatgcgtcagtaaaccttccatttcattatcctcAAAATAGCTCGGTCATCTTTGTTCGCGCTG comes from the Dermacentor variabilis isolate Ectoservices chromosome 2, ASM5094787v1, whole genome shotgun sequence genome and includes:
- the LOC142572390 gene encoding uncharacterized protein LOC142572390 encodes the protein MQSENSPRDKRPLFAQGVIYPSPPASPYRSPSGGQQPTYTPNFSPRNQAHSGPPSPFSSPRFSTPVYHPRQPKYPRESYGSPRSPWQQQGYHGYPQRQHFSSSRRSSGSRGSSWSGSPFQSSPNRGASGGSHSYVKPSMVEDPWAELQDMLQVKQVQPGNASTNKTAEESPARTTSDVNTLQSDNSGQCTAEAGSDSSAKPRPTADENVCS